In Molothrus aeneus isolate 106 chromosome 4, BPBGC_Maene_1.0, whole genome shotgun sequence, the following are encoded in one genomic region:
- the PTCD3 gene encoding small ribosomal subunit protein mS39 isoform X2, translating to MDPTAAHYMFQDDPFLMPRNAANSRLYSLSKESGRNAAKYIIKNFPQYFDKTFAEPNVPCLMPQTLTPQTEGVSEEALRERIHLRMVKESVDMFDQLLQAGTPVSLETTNSLLDLLCFYGDGEPTPEKEQEEKEDLEEPGVDASEQKAPKRQFRRGSQSGPRWRENNHAERIFKIMPERNAHSYCTMIRGMVKHGAYSKAYDMYIDLLNERHKADVHTFNALIRAVPYLKERFVERWELAKDFLTHMAQQKVQPTLLTFNSVLKSLRRCGGVGRAMSLFVLKEMEALDIEPSLASYDHLLSVYYRGVEAQSSDIISEVLNEVEKRSFTAQDPDDANFFNTAMQVCCDLKDIKLAYQLNRALEKGENWKFLDVDRSNGYWSKFFSLLCMMEQIEVVLKWYKEASSSLFYPSPKNILDLLQALDAANQLEVIPSVWEDVKQLGFSRRQDLLEEFLSLMSRDQHPSEIQLAFAKCAEEIQAVHEPAGPGQVPLEWTGSALGHAVVLFARAGRTQDAWNMMEHFQKINRIPTDNVMDEFLNCAKQTNCPDEAIKMVKLAASLGLPVSQRLKSRTEEEFELSETQKKALESIKWDGDSSDSDSDSSDSDRE from the exons ATG GATCCTACTGCTGCTCATTACATGTTCCAGGATGACCCTTTCCTGATGCCAAGAAATGCAGCTAATTCT CGTCTGTATTCGTTGTCAAAGGAGTCTGGGAGAAATGCTGCAAAATACATCATAAAGAACTTTCCTCAGTATTTTGACAAGACTTTTGCAGAGCCCAACGTACCA TGCCTGATGCCCCAGACTCTGACCCCTCAGACTGAAGGAGTGAGCGAGGAGGCTCTGAGGGAGCGCATCCATCTCAGAATGGTGAAGGAGTCTGTGGACATGTTTGATCAGCTTCTACAGGCAG GTACCCCTGTATCTCTGGAGACCACAAACAGCCTGCTAGATTTGTTATGCTTCTATGGAGATGGTGAACCTACTCCtgaaaaagagcaggaagaaaaagaggattTGGAAGAACCAGGG GTGGATGCTTCAGAACAGAAAGCTCCAAAGAGACAATTTCGAAGAGGTTCACAGTCTGGCCCCAGATGGAG GGAGAACAACCATGCTGAAAGGATATTTAAGATAATGCCAGAGAGGAATGCACACTCCTATTGCACAATGATCCGTGGGATGGTGAAG cACGGGGCTTATTCTAAAGCTTATGACATGTACATAGACTTGCTGAATGAAAGGCACAAGG CTGATGTGCACACCTTCAATGCACTGATCAGAGCAGTCCCGTATCTAAAGGAGAGGTTCGTAGAAAGATGGGAATTAGCCAAG GACTTCCTGACTCACATGGCTCAACAGAAAGTGCAACCAACTCTGCTGACTTTTAATTCTGTACTGAAGAGCCTGAGAAGATGTGGTGGTGTGGGGAGAGCTATGTCTTTATTTGTATTAAAGGAAATGGAAGCACTTGATATAG agccCAGCCTTGCATCCTATGACCATCTGCTCTCGGTGTATTACAGAGGGG TTGAAGCTCAGTCATCAGACATCATCTCTGAGGTTTTAAATGAGGTTGAAAAGCGAAGTTTCACTGCTCAGGACCCTGATGATG CCAACTTCTTTAACACGGCCATGCAAGTG TGCTGTGATCTCAAGGATATCAAGCTTGCCTATCAGTTAAATAGGGccctggagaagggagaaaaCTGGAAATTCTTGGATGTGGATCGGTCAAACGGCTACTG gtCAAAATTCTTTTCGTTGTTGTGCATGATGGAACAAATTGAGGTGGTGTTGAAGTGGTACAAAGAAGCATCATCTTCA CTCTTCTATCCATCTCCTAAAAATATATTGGACCTCCTTCAAGCACTAGATGCAGCCAACCAGCTGGAAGTGATCCCTTCAGTCTGGGAAG ATGTGAAACAGCTGGGGTTCAGCAGGAGACAAGACCTGTTGGAAGAGTTCTTGTCTTTGATGAGCAGGGACCAGCACCCCAGTGAG ATTCAGCTGGCATTTGCCAAGTGTGCTGAAGAAATCCAAGCTGTGCATGAGCCTGCTGGGCCGGGGCAGGTCCCGCTGGAGTGGACAGGGAGTGCTCTGGGCCATGCTGTGGTGCTGtttgccagggctgggagaaccCAGGATGCCTG gAACATGATGGAGCATTTCCAGAAAATCAATAGGATTCCCAC TGACAATGTGATGGACGAGTTCTTGAACTGTGCTAAGCAAACCAACTGTCCAGATGAGGCAATTAAGATGgtaaagctggcagcatccCTTGGGCTTCCTGTATCTCAAAGGCTGAAAAGCAGAACGGAGGAGGAATTTGAACTCTCTGAAACACAGAA
- the PTCD3 gene encoding small ribosomal subunit protein mS39 isoform X1, protein MAARRVGAGCWQRALWLGRRCRLPGGRESYRSSSSSPALGKTVGNSQVTQEEIVLPRRKTWDKLAVLQTLASTVNRDPTAAHYMFQDDPFLMPRNAANSRLYSLSKESGRNAAKYIIKNFPQYFDKTFAEPNVPCLMPQTLTPQTEGVSEEALRERIHLRMVKESVDMFDQLLQAGTPVSLETTNSLLDLLCFYGDGEPTPEKEQEEKEDLEEPGVDASEQKAPKRQFRRGSQSGPRWRENNHAERIFKIMPERNAHSYCTMIRGMVKHGAYSKAYDMYIDLLNERHKADVHTFNALIRAVPYLKERFVERWELAKDFLTHMAQQKVQPTLLTFNSVLKSLRRCGGVGRAMSLFVLKEMEALDIEPSLASYDHLLSVYYRGVEAQSSDIISEVLNEVEKRSFTAQDPDDANFFNTAMQVCCDLKDIKLAYQLNRALEKGENWKFLDVDRSNGYWSKFFSLLCMMEQIEVVLKWYKEASSSLFYPSPKNILDLLQALDAANQLEVIPSVWEDVKQLGFSRRQDLLEEFLSLMSRDQHPSEIQLAFAKCAEEIQAVHEPAGPGQVPLEWTGSALGHAVVLFARAGRTQDAWNMMEHFQKINRIPTDNVMDEFLNCAKQTNCPDEAIKMVKLAASLGLPVSQRLKSRTEEEFELSETQKKALESIKWDGDSSDSDSDSSDSDRE, encoded by the exons ATGGCGGCCAGGCGGGTcggggctggctgctggcagcggGCGCTGTGGCTGGGCCGGCGGTGCCGCCTCCCGGGCGGGCGGGAGAGCTACCG GAGCTCTTCGAGTAGTCCTGCTCTGGGGAAGACTGTGGGCAATTCACAAG TAACTCAAGAAGAAATTGTGCTCCCCCGAAGGAAAACATG GGATAAGCTCGCCGTGCTCCAGACCTTGGCTTCTACTGTCAACAGG GATCCTACTGCTGCTCATTACATGTTCCAGGATGACCCTTTCCTGATGCCAAGAAATGCAGCTAATTCT CGTCTGTATTCGTTGTCAAAGGAGTCTGGGAGAAATGCTGCAAAATACATCATAAAGAACTTTCCTCAGTATTTTGACAAGACTTTTGCAGAGCCCAACGTACCA TGCCTGATGCCCCAGACTCTGACCCCTCAGACTGAAGGAGTGAGCGAGGAGGCTCTGAGGGAGCGCATCCATCTCAGAATGGTGAAGGAGTCTGTGGACATGTTTGATCAGCTTCTACAGGCAG GTACCCCTGTATCTCTGGAGACCACAAACAGCCTGCTAGATTTGTTATGCTTCTATGGAGATGGTGAACCTACTCCtgaaaaagagcaggaagaaaaagaggattTGGAAGAACCAGGG GTGGATGCTTCAGAACAGAAAGCTCCAAAGAGACAATTTCGAAGAGGTTCACAGTCTGGCCCCAGATGGAG GGAGAACAACCATGCTGAAAGGATATTTAAGATAATGCCAGAGAGGAATGCACACTCCTATTGCACAATGATCCGTGGGATGGTGAAG cACGGGGCTTATTCTAAAGCTTATGACATGTACATAGACTTGCTGAATGAAAGGCACAAGG CTGATGTGCACACCTTCAATGCACTGATCAGAGCAGTCCCGTATCTAAAGGAGAGGTTCGTAGAAAGATGGGAATTAGCCAAG GACTTCCTGACTCACATGGCTCAACAGAAAGTGCAACCAACTCTGCTGACTTTTAATTCTGTACTGAAGAGCCTGAGAAGATGTGGTGGTGTGGGGAGAGCTATGTCTTTATTTGTATTAAAGGAAATGGAAGCACTTGATATAG agccCAGCCTTGCATCCTATGACCATCTGCTCTCGGTGTATTACAGAGGGG TTGAAGCTCAGTCATCAGACATCATCTCTGAGGTTTTAAATGAGGTTGAAAAGCGAAGTTTCACTGCTCAGGACCCTGATGATG CCAACTTCTTTAACACGGCCATGCAAGTG TGCTGTGATCTCAAGGATATCAAGCTTGCCTATCAGTTAAATAGGGccctggagaagggagaaaaCTGGAAATTCTTGGATGTGGATCGGTCAAACGGCTACTG gtCAAAATTCTTTTCGTTGTTGTGCATGATGGAACAAATTGAGGTGGTGTTGAAGTGGTACAAAGAAGCATCATCTTCA CTCTTCTATCCATCTCCTAAAAATATATTGGACCTCCTTCAAGCACTAGATGCAGCCAACCAGCTGGAAGTGATCCCTTCAGTCTGGGAAG ATGTGAAACAGCTGGGGTTCAGCAGGAGACAAGACCTGTTGGAAGAGTTCTTGTCTTTGATGAGCAGGGACCAGCACCCCAGTGAG ATTCAGCTGGCATTTGCCAAGTGTGCTGAAGAAATCCAAGCTGTGCATGAGCCTGCTGGGCCGGGGCAGGTCCCGCTGGAGTGGACAGGGAGTGCTCTGGGCCATGCTGTGGTGCTGtttgccagggctgggagaaccCAGGATGCCTG gAACATGATGGAGCATTTCCAGAAAATCAATAGGATTCCCAC TGACAATGTGATGGACGAGTTCTTGAACTGTGCTAAGCAAACCAACTGTCCAGATGAGGCAATTAAGATGgtaaagctggcagcatccCTTGGGCTTCCTGTATCTCAAAGGCTGAAAAGCAGAACGGAGGAGGAATTTGAACTCTCTGAAACACAGAA